The following coding sequences are from one Cervus canadensis isolate Bull #8, Minnesota chromosome 4, ASM1932006v1, whole genome shotgun sequence window:
- the LOC122440633 gene encoding olfactory receptor 7A10-like: protein MERGNDTQISEFLLLGFSEDPELQSIIFGLFLSMYLITVFGNLLIILAITSDSHLHTPMYFFLSNLSFVDICFTSTTIPKMLWNIQTQSKVITYEGCITQIYFLILFAVLDIFLLTAMAYDRFVAICHPLHYTVIMNPRLCGLLVLMSWIINILNSSLQSLMMLQLSFCTNIEIPHFFCELNHMVQLACSDTFVNNIVMYFAAVLLGGGPFAGILYSYSKIVSCIRRISSAQGKYKAFSTCASHLTVVSLFYCTMLGVYLSSAATHNAHSSATASVMYTVITPMLNPFIYSLRNKDMKSALKAFFVRRNV from the coding sequence ATGGAACGAGGCAATGATACACAAATTTCAGAATTTCTCCTTCTGGGATTTTCAGAGGATCCAGAACTACAGTCCATCATATTTGGGCTTTTCCTCTCTATGTACCTGATCACTGTCTTtggaaacctgctcatcatcctggccATCACTTCAGACTCCCAcctgcacacccccatgtacttcttcctctccaacctgtccttTGTAGACATCTGTTTCACTTCCACCACCATCCCAAAGATGCTGTGGAACATCCAAACACAGAGCAAAGTTATCACCTATGAAGGCTGCATCacacagatttattttctcatcctCTTTGCAGTGTTGGACATTTTTCTCCTCACTgcaatggcctatgaccgctttGTGGCCATTTGCCATCCCCTGCACTACACAGTCATCATGAACCCGAGACTCTGTGGACTGCTGGTGTTGATGTCCTGGATCATAAATATTCTTAATTCCTCATTACAAAGCCTAATGATGCTGCAACTGTCCTTCTGCACAAACATTGAAATTCCccactttttctgtgaactcAATCATATGGTCCAACTTGCCTGTTCTGACACATTTGTTAATAACATAGTGATGTATTTTGCAGCTGTCCTGCTGGGTGGAGGTCCCTTTGCTGGTATCCTTTATTCTTATTCTAAGATAGTCTCCTGTATACGCAGAATCTCATCAGCTCAGGGGaaatataaagcattttccaCCTGTGCGTCTCACCTCACCGTTGTCTCCTTATTTTATTGTACGATGCTTGGAGTGTACCTTAGCTCTGCAGCTACCCACAATGCACACTCAAGTGCAACAGCCTCGGTGATGTACACAGTCATCACACCCATGCTGAACCCTttcatctacagcctgaggaataAAGACATGAAGAGCGCTCTGAAAGCATTCTTTGTGAGAAGAAATGTATGA
- the LOC122440635 gene encoding olfactory receptor 7A17-like has protein sequence MEPDNGTQILEFLLLGLSGEVKVQPLIFGLFLSTYLITMFGNLLIILAITSDSHLHTPMYFFLSNLSFVDICFTSTTIPKMLWNIWTQSKVISYKECITQIYFLILFAVLDMLLLTVMAYDRFVAICQPLHYTVIMNPQLCGLLVLISGIISVLNSLLQSLMVLQLSFCTNIEIPHFFCELNHMVQLACSDTFLNNIVMYFAAVLLCGGPFFGILCSYSKIVSSICRISSALGKYKAFSTCASHLTVVSLFYCTMLGVYLSSAATHNAHSSATASVMYTVITPMLNPFIYSLRNKDMKRALKALFVKGNI, from the coding sequence ATGGAACCAGACAATGGTACACAAATTCTAGaatttctccttctgggactttCAGGGGAAGTAAAAGTACAGCCCCTCATATTTGGGCTTTTTCTCTCCACATACCTGATCACTATGTTtggaaacctgctcatcatcTTGGCCATCACTTcagactcccacctccacacccccatgtacttcttcctctccaacctgtccttTGTAGATATCTGtttcacctccaccaccatcccaAAGATGCTGTGGAACATCTGGACACAAAGCAAAGTTATCAGCTATAAGGAATGCATCacacagatttattttctcatacttTTTGCAGTGTTGGACATGCTCCTCCTGaccgtgatggcctatgaccgctttGTGGCCATTTGTCAACCTCTCCACTACACAGTCATCATGAACCCCCAGCTCTGTGGACTGCTGGTGCTGATATCCGGGATCATAAGTGTCCTGAATTCCTTATTACAAAGCTTAATGGTGTTGCAACTGTCTTTCTGCACAAACATTGAAATTCCccactttttctgtgaactcAATCATATGGTCCAACTTGCCTGTTCTGACACATTTCTTAATAACATAGTGATGTATTTTGCAGCTGTCCTGCTGTGTGGTGGTCCCTTCTTTGGTATCCTTTGTTCATATTCTAAAATAGTTTCCTCTATATGCAGAATCTCATCAGCTCTGGGGAAGTATAAAGCATTCTCCACCTGTGCATCTCACCTCACCGTTGTCTCCTTATTTTATTGTACGATGCTTGGAGTATACCTTAGCTCTGCAGCTACCCACAATGCACACTCAAGTGCAACAGCCTCGGTGATGTACACAGTCATCACACCCATGCTGAACCCTttcatctacagcctgaggaataAAGACATGAAGAGGGCTCTGAAAGCGTTATTTGTGAAGGGAAATATATAA